One Acetobacterium sp. KB-1 DNA segment encodes these proteins:
- a CDS encoding MurR/RpiR family transcriptional regulator has protein sequence MPSLLTEIRTKYNLFSSTQKVIANYILDHPDTVSLLSITELAKKCHTSETTVMRLLKKLNYSSYQIFRINLAKEFSDTPSESIIEEILGDDDVNTIKKKVIGHTITAINDLEHSLKNEVIEEALNILLAAKRILFFGVGASASIAMDAMHKFVKIGLNVCSYPDPHFMNIIASHATIDDVLFAVSHTGESLEVLSTVTIAKKNQAKIIALSSFENSTLAQQADIFLSSSTNDKKYHSEAMASRIVQLTIIDILYLSAFMRNEVVFYDALSASRDAVGLNKT, from the coding sequence TTGCCATCATTGTTAACTGAAATACGCACAAAGTATAACCTATTCTCAAGCACCCAAAAAGTGATTGCCAATTACATCCTAGATCATCCCGATACGGTTTCGCTGCTTTCCATCACCGAGCTGGCTAAAAAATGTCATACCAGCGAAACCACGGTCATGCGACTGCTAAAAAAGCTTAACTACAGTTCCTATCAAATTTTTCGGATTAATCTGGCTAAAGAGTTTTCAGACACGCCTTCCGAAAGCATCATTGAGGAGATTCTTGGGGATGATGACGTCAATACGATCAAGAAAAAAGTCATCGGCCATACCATCACTGCCATCAATGATCTGGAACATTCCCTAAAAAATGAGGTCATTGAAGAAGCCCTAAACATCTTGCTGGCCGCTAAACGGATACTTTTTTTCGGTGTTGGTGCCTCGGCCTCCATTGCCATGGATGCGATGCATAAGTTTGTAAAAATTGGGCTCAATGTCTGCAGTTATCCCGACCCCCATTTTATGAATATTATTGCCTCCCATGCCACCATTGATGACGTCTTATTTGCCGTCTCCCATACCGGTGAAAGCCTGGAGGTGTTAAGCACCGTTACCATTGCCAAAAAAAACCAGGCCAAGATCATCGCCCTGTCGAGTTTTGAAAATTCAACCCTGGCCCAGCAGGCGGATATCTTTTTATCCAGCTCCACCAACGACAAAAAATACCATTCCGAAGCGATGGCCTCCCGGATAGTCCAGCTAACCATCATCGATATCCTCTACCTGAGTGCCTTTATGCGAAATGAAGTGGTCTTTTACGACGCCCTCTCCGCTTCCCGGGATGCCGTTGGCCTGAACAAAACCTAA
- a CDS encoding glycerol-3-phosphate dehydrogenase, whose amino-acid sequence MSIITFVGAGQMASALSFPATENGHEVRLVGTHLDRDIIDSAELTGFHPTLKRQLPKEGIKYYQLEDVELALDGTNAVLCGVSSFGVDWFCETILPLIPDSVPLLSVTKGMIDLEDGSMITYPDYFLSKLPAGKKLSINAIGGPCTSYELADKDHSAVAFCGTDMEILRRFKKLFSTDYYHISLSTDVVGVECAVALKNAYALGVSLAIGLALGPDDTGKEHYNSQAALFGQSIKEMKQLLAIVNGGEENIIYGAGDLYVTIFGGRTRKIGTLLGRGISFKKAIAELEGVTLESIVIATRTARYVQRLAERGSIKLKDFPLLMHVDDIINHGAAVAIPWADFETEKY is encoded by the coding sequence ATGAGTATTATTACCTTTGTGGGAGCCGGACAAATGGCTTCTGCCCTGTCTTTTCCGGCCACAGAAAACGGCCATGAAGTCCGCCTGGTGGGTACTCACCTGGATCGGGACATTATTGATTCTGCTGAACTAACCGGTTTTCATCCAACCTTGAAACGCCAGTTACCCAAAGAGGGAATCAAGTATTATCAGCTCGAAGATGTGGAGCTGGCGCTGGATGGCACCAATGCCGTTTTGTGTGGGGTCAGCAGTTTTGGTGTGGACTGGTTCTGTGAAACAATCCTGCCGCTGATCCCCGACTCTGTTCCGCTGCTTTCGGTCACCAAAGGAATGATTGATTTAGAGGATGGTTCGATGATTACCTACCCCGATTACTTTTTAAGCAAACTGCCGGCGGGAAAGAAACTTTCCATTAATGCCATCGGCGGCCCCTGCACCAGCTATGAACTGGCCGACAAGGATCACTCGGCCGTAGCCTTTTGCGGTACCGATATGGAAATTCTACGACGCTTTAAAAAACTCTTTTCAACCGATTATTATCACATCAGTCTATCCACCGATGTGGTCGGGGTTGAATGTGCAGTAGCCCTTAAAAACGCCTATGCCCTGGGGGTTTCCCTGGCAATCGGTCTGGCCCTTGGTCCCGATGACACTGGTAAAGAACACTATAATTCCCAGGCGGCACTCTTTGGACAAAGCATTAAAGAAATGAAACAGTTACTTGCCATTGTCAACGGCGGCGAAGAAAATATTATCTATGGTGCTGGCGACCTATACGTCACCATTTTTGGCGGGCGCACCCGAAAAATCGGCACGCTTCTGGGGCGGGGCATCTCTTTTAAAAAAGCCATCGCCGAACTGGAAGGCGTCACCCTGGAATCGATCGTTATTGCCACCCGCACGGCCCGCTACGTCCAGCGTCTGGCCGAACGGGGCAGCATTAAACTCAAAGATTTTCCGCTGCTGATGCATGTTGATGACATCATCAATCACGGCGCGGCGGTGGCGATCCCCTGGGCTGATTTTGAGACTGAGAAATATTAA
- a CDS encoding TVP38/TMEM64 family protein has protein sequence MEIFSTLDTLQSFLLQFGIWTPLAFFLLQLLQIIIAPIPGGTIGLVGGALFGTIGGFLISAAGTITGSIIVFVLAKRFGRPFVVRFVSPELIEKYDHIKESKLNTVLFLIFLFPLFPDDMLCFIAGLSTMPLKTFILIVLLARTPSVFINTMIGAGIMDDSPTQFIIAVAIYAVLIAVLYFNRKRLDTFIKHSKTIVAELPPPPKIDKEL, from the coding sequence ATGGAAATTTTTTCAACACTTGACACCTTGCAGAGCTTTCTTTTACAATTTGGCATCTGGACACCGCTGGCGTTTTTTCTGTTGCAATTGCTCCAAATCATCATTGCTCCCATCCCCGGAGGAACCATTGGTTTGGTTGGCGGCGCCCTCTTTGGCACTATTGGTGGCTTTCTGATCAGTGCTGCCGGTACCATAACCGGATCGATTATCGTTTTTGTTTTGGCCAAACGATTTGGACGGCCATTTGTTGTGCGCTTTGTCAGTCCGGAACTGATTGAAAAATATGATCATATTAAAGAATCAAAACTCAACACCGTTCTTTTTCTGATTTTTCTCTTTCCGCTTTTTCCCGATGACATGCTTTGTTTTATCGCCGGTCTATCAACCATGCCGTTGAAAACCTTTATCCTGATCGTCCTGTTAGCTCGAACCCCCAGTGTTTTTATCAATACCATGATCGGTGCTGGAATTATGGATGACAGCCCCACCCAGTTTATTATTGCAGTGGCCATCTATGCTGTTCTGATTGCCGTACTTTACTTTAACCGTAAGCGTCTGGACACTTTTATAAAACACAGTAAAACAATCGTGGCTGAACTTCCCCCACCGCCTAAAATTGACAAGGAGCTTTAG
- a CDS encoding PH domain-containing protein produces the protein MMYFVSILHTINPLFFALLAIAGLLLWKAIYTYKTYAELRGNAIKEMIVGSLVLIFILGIFIVVPLVAGITVKDNELSLRLPTGFTFETYPEADILSAKMVSLDQTEYTIAKKVVGTETRAYREGIFLLQNGTEAAVFVNGNTAILVETPNRILLLAPDRFDDFVKNFSEKLIPVKP, from the coding sequence ATGATGTATTTCGTTTCTATTTTACACACCATTAATCCGCTTTTTTTTGCGCTTCTGGCTATTGCCGGGCTGCTGCTCTGGAAAGCCATTTATACCTATAAAACCTATGCCGAGCTGCGGGGGAATGCCATTAAAGAAATGATCGTCGGCAGTCTTGTGCTTATTTTTATCCTGGGTATCTTTATTGTGGTTCCCCTGGTTGCCGGCATCACCGTTAAGGATAATGAGCTGTCGCTCCGACTACCCACCGGTTTTACCTTCGAGACCTATCCCGAAGCCGATATTCTTTCGGCTAAGATGGTCAGTCTGGATCAGACCGAGTACACCATTGCCAAAAAGGTGGTCGGTACCGAAACTAGAGCTTACCGGGAAGGCATCTTCCTGCTGCAAAACGGTACCGAAGCCGCGGTCTTTGTCAACGGCAATACCGCCATCCTGGTAGAAACACCCAATCGCATCTTGCTGTTAGCACCGGATCGATTCGATGATTTTGTCAAAAACTTTAGTGAGAAGCTGATTCCTGTAAAGCCTTAG
- a CDS encoding YwbE family protein has protein sequence MNGQKRSDVKVGALVEIVLKADQRSGKLTSGRVGKLLTKSPTHPHGIKVMLTDGQVGRVAKIVEEPK, from the coding sequence ATGAACGGACAGAAAAGAAGCGACGTTAAGGTTGGTGCATTAGTCGAGATTGTTTTAAAGGCTGATCAGCGCAGTGGTAAGTTGACTTCGGGCCGGGTTGGTAAACTGCTCACGAAAAGCCCTACCCATCCCCACGGGATCAAGGTGATGCTCACCGACGGTCAGGTCGGCCGGGTGGCTAAGATAGTAGAAGAGCCAAAATAA
- a CDS encoding TIGR03905 family TSCPD domain-containing protein produces MTLSYKPQGVCVRNIQFDLAGDVVSNLVFEGGCDGNLKALVVLLEGKSADEIIAMFKGQTCGKKPTSCMDQLAIALEETREEKV; encoded by the coding sequence ATGACATTAAGTTATAAGCCCCAGGGCGTCTGTGTTCGCAACATTCAATTTGATTTAGCGGGTGATGTAGTCAGTAATCTGGTTTTTGAAGGCGGTTGTGATGGGAATTTAAAAGCTCTGGTTGTGCTGCTTGAGGGAAAATCGGCAGATGAAATCATCGCGATGTTTAAGGGGCAGACCTGTGGGAAAAAGCCTACCTCCTGTATGGATCAGCTGGCCATTGCCCTGGAAGAAACCCGAGAGGAAAAAGTATGA
- a CDS encoding methylglyoxal synthase: MEYVNVTIEKTKKIALIAHDGKKAELLDWACRNKEILQRHHLCGTGTTGSLIQEQTGLPVQIFKSGPFGGDQQIGARIVDGKIDMLIFIWDPLEAQPHDPDIKALLRIATVYDIPVANNLATADFIIHSRFMNEEYVHPIEDQVKKMKNRLVSVLK, translated from the coding sequence ATGGAATATGTTAATGTTACAATTGAAAAAACCAAGAAAATCGCTTTAATTGCCCATGATGGAAAAAAAGCCGAGTTATTGGACTGGGCTTGTCGCAACAAAGAAATATTACAGCGGCATCATTTGTGCGGAACGGGAACAACCGGAAGTCTTATTCAAGAGCAAACGGGATTGCCGGTACAGATTTTTAAAAGCGGCCCTTTCGGTGGTGATCAACAAATTGGGGCGCGCATTGTGGATGGTAAGATTGATATGCTGATCTTTATTTGGGATCCCCTGGAAGCCCAGCCCCACGACCCGGATATTAAGGCCTTGCTCAGGATTGCCACGGTTTATGATATCCCGGTGGCCAATAATCTGGCAACGGCTGATTTTATCATCCATTCCCGTTTTATGAATGAAGAGTATGTGCATCCGATAGAGGATCAGGTAAAAAAAATGAAAAATAGATTGGTAAGTGTATTAAAATAG
- a CDS encoding PLP-dependent cysteine synthase family protein, which translates to MDNEEKFLALEELIGKTPLLKINFLYKGQARSVYAKAEHYNLTGSIKDRVALHILKKAYEKGEIHEGETIVEATSGNTGIAFTAVGTCLGHPVVIYMPDWMSDERKNLIRSYGGEVRLVSKEEGGFLGSIAQCGALAAKGNAFLPCQFSNEENTEAQYERTAPEIDAQLSAFGVIPQALVAGVGTGGTVMGLGRYFKDKNPAFKAYPMEPASSPTLSTGYRVGRHRIQGISDEFVPDLIKLDELDDIIAVEDGDAIIMAQQLSKELGLGVGISSGANFIAAIIAQDLLEDPNAVVVTVFADDNKKYLSTDYVKEEKVKSEFRSKDVKLLDFEVKK; encoded by the coding sequence ATGGATAACGAAGAGAAGTTTCTTGCACTAGAAGAACTCATTGGGAAGACCCCCTTATTAAAAATTAATTTTCTATATAAGGGTCAAGCCCGGAGTGTTTATGCCAAAGCAGAGCATTATAATCTCACTGGCAGTATTAAAGATCGGGTGGCTTTGCACATCCTAAAAAAGGCTTATGAAAAGGGTGAAATCCATGAAGGGGAAACCATTGTTGAAGCCACCAGCGGCAACACGGGGATCGCGTTTACCGCCGTCGGGACCTGCTTAGGACACCCGGTGGTGATCTACATGCCAGATTGGATGAGTGATGAACGAAAAAATCTGATTCGGAGCTATGGTGGTGAAGTTCGGCTGGTTTCTAAAGAAGAAGGTGGCTTTTTAGGGAGTATTGCCCAATGCGGTGCTCTGGCTGCCAAAGGTAACGCCTTTCTGCCCTGCCAATTTTCCAATGAAGAAAATACCGAGGCTCAGTATGAACGGACGGCCCCGGAAATTGATGCTCAATTGTCAGCGTTTGGAGTAATCCCCCAGGCGTTGGTTGCCGGTGTCGGAACCGGGGGAACAGTGATGGGATTAGGCCGATATTTTAAAGATAAAAATCCAGCATTTAAGGCTTATCCTATGGAACCAGCAAGTTCGCCAACGCTATCAACGGGATATCGGGTGGGTAGACATCGCATTCAGGGAATCTCAGATGAATTTGTACCTGATCTGATAAAACTGGATGAATTGGACGATATTATAGCGGTCGAGGATGGCGATGCCATCATTATGGCCCAGCAGCTATCCAAAGAATTGGGTTTAGGGGTAGGGATCTCATCGGGTGCCAATTTTATCGCCGCCATCATTGCCCAGGATTTATTAGAAGATCCGAACGCGGTGGTCGTCACCGTCTTTGCTGATGATAACAAGAAATATTTAAGCACCGACTATGTTAAAGAAGAAAAAGTAAAATCGGAGTTTCGATCAAAAGATGTTAAGCTGCTGGATTTTGAAGTGAAAAAATAA
- a CDS encoding DUF2252 domain-containing protein gives MIVGLTKNQQIPTKKMNRNSGRALREKVPFSAQSVFHPVDRDPVAIIESQNYFRIPELIPLRHQKMTGSPFAFFRGTALLMAHDLSCQTQSGIHVTICGDAHIGNFGFYASPERRLIFDLNDFDEAAPGPWEWDLKRLITSIILCAHELGFDTKNTREAVLQTAAFYRKGLDLMSDMTSLERYFILGDEELFLKSFSDSSREEFEKIIKKAKKRTSNQVISKMTETDPFGRRTFIENPPITTHLDAKLIDEVESYFRQYLKTVRPDIEILLSQHVLTDIARRIVGVGSIGTRCYLLVLTCEDESHLVLQIKQANDSAITKYSQKNFTTPNTMTHGLGNGYRVVSHQQILQAASDPFLGYFSAAEGMDFYVRQFRDMKGTVDLSELDFETFKQYVINCGVVLARAHVQSPFANWINGYLGDGDGFDHAAVNWCFDYSKQVYRDYETYRKSLPRN, from the coding sequence ATGATCGTCGGTTTAACCAAGAACCAACAGATTCCCACTAAGAAAATGAATCGAAACAGTGGTCGGGCACTTCGGGAAAAAGTACCTTTTTCGGCCCAATCTGTTTTTCATCCAGTCGACCGTGACCCTGTTGCCATCATTGAAAGTCAAAACTATTTTCGCATCCCTGAACTGATTCCCCTTCGCCACCAAAAAATGACCGGTTCACCCTTTGCCTTTTTCCGGGGGACCGCCCTGTTAATGGCTCATGATTTATCCTGTCAGACTCAGTCCGGCATTCATGTGACCATCTGTGGTGATGCCCATATTGGCAATTTCGGGTTTTACGCTTCTCCGGAGCGACGCCTGATTTTTGATCTCAATGACTTTGACGAGGCAGCTCCAGGCCCCTGGGAATGGGATTTAAAACGGCTGATCACCAGTATTATTCTCTGTGCCCATGAACTGGGCTTTGACACCAAAAATACAAGAGAAGCCGTACTTCAAACCGCAGCATTCTACCGCAAAGGTCTGGACTTGATGTCCGATATGACCTCCCTTGAACGCTACTTTATCCTTGGCGATGAGGAACTTTTTCTTAAGAGTTTTTCCGACTCCTCCCGGGAAGAATTTGAGAAAATCATTAAAAAAGCAAAAAAAAGAACATCCAACCAGGTCATTTCAAAAATGACCGAAACCGATCCCTTTGGCCGCCGTACCTTTATCGAAAATCCGCCGATTACGACTCATTTAGATGCGAAACTGATTGATGAAGTGGAATCCTATTTCAGACAGTATTTAAAAACCGTTCGTCCCGATATTGAAATACTTTTGTCCCAGCATGTTTTAACCGATATTGCCAGGCGGATCGTCGGGGTTGGCAGTATCGGAACCCGCTGTTACCTGCTGGTGCTGACCTGCGAAGACGAAAGCCATCTCGTTTTGCAGATCAAGCAGGCAAACGACTCCGCAATCACTAAGTACAGCCAGAAAAATTTCACCACCCCTAATACCATGACGCATGGTTTAGGCAACGGCTATCGGGTGGTCAGCCATCAACAAATTCTCCAGGCTGCCTCTGATCCCTTTCTTGGATATTTTTCTGCTGCTGAAGGGATGGATTTCTACGTCCGTCAGTTTCGCGATATGAAAGGCACGGTTGATCTGTCTGAACTTGATTTTGAGACGTTTAAGCAATATGTCATTAATTGCGGCGTCGTGCTGGCTCGCGCACATGTGCAAAGCCCCTTTGCCAACTGGATCAATGGGTATTTAGGCGATGGCGATGGTTTTGATCACGCTGCCGTTAACTGGTGTTTCGACTATTCCAAACAAGTTTATCGGGATTATGAAACCTATCGAAAAAGTCTACCCCGTAATTAA
- a CDS encoding QueT transporter family protein, with the protein MRKISVLFVTQAAVIAAMYVVLTFVSNSMGLASGEIQIRLSEMLCILPVFTPAAIPGLFLGCLLSNLLIGATVIDIVFGSLATLIAASLSYQLRNHKYPLLVTVPPVVVNMIIVPFVLKYSYGVPLPIPVMMATVGLGQVISCMVLGSVLYFALDKRRVIFHQN; encoded by the coding sequence ATGCGAAAAATCAGTGTTCTCTTTGTTACCCAGGCGGCGGTTATTGCCGCCATGTATGTGGTGCTGACCTTTGTGTCCAACTCAATGGGTTTGGCCAGCGGCGAAATTCAAATTCGACTCTCCGAAATGCTCTGTATTCTGCCTGTTTTTACTCCGGCAGCCATACCTGGCCTTTTCCTTGGCTGTCTGCTTAGTAATCTTTTAATCGGCGCTACCGTCATTGATATTGTCTTTGGCAGCCTGGCAACCCTCATTGCGGCGAGTCTCAGTTATCAGCTGAGAAATCATAAATATCCGCTTCTCGTCACCGTCCCCCCGGTTGTGGTCAATATGATCATCGTACCCTTTGTTCTAAAATACAGTTACGGCGTCCCTTTACCGATCCCGGTGATGATGGCAACGGTCGGTCTTGGGCAAGTGATTTCCTGTATGGTCTTGGGCTCTGTCCTCTACTTTGCCTTGGATAAACGTCGCGTTATTTTTCACCAAAACTAA